Below is a genomic region from Patagioenas fasciata isolate bPatFas1 chromosome 5, bPatFas1.hap1, whole genome shotgun sequence.
TCTCATGTTGGGATAAAAGAAGCTGCTTGAAGTGCTTTGCTGCTGCTCAAGCGGTGCTGGGGTTGTTTTCTGGTGTGGGACATTCATGGGCTCAGTTCAAAGCATCACCTGCTATCTGGTTGTTATTCTCGCTGAAGGAAGCACGCCcagctgctcatggcagggaaagGCTGTATAACCAGCGATGGCCCCAAAATGGTTCCAGTTCCCACATCAGGTTTCTGCAGAGGGGCCAAGCGTGGCCAGGGGACGTTGCTGTCTCCTGGTGACACCATGGCCATGTGAGCTGGCTGAGTTGTCCCTGCATCCCCAGCATTGTCCCAGTAGCCTGGTGCACTCCAGGGTGCTCATACACATCCCCTGCTCTGTCCCAGCGGGgtctcagtcttctccagcttTGTTTTTGGGGCTCTTTTCCACCTGAGTGCCTCTAGGGCCAGATGTAGTAAGAGCatgggagggtttttttcttggttatatatatctgtatatttttgtattggatacattttttttaagatcaGGGCTGTAGCATATAGAAGCCCTCAACACTTCTCCTCACTCCTGCACCTCCTTCCATGACATTAAACTTCAGTCCCTAAGTGACTCCCTGCAACTGGAGCAAGAACAGACCATGGTCCTCTCTATGAAATGTCACAAAGTCACTGAGAATAACATTTGCTGCATTAGAAAAGTCTCTGTGGGATGCAAACCATGCAATAGTGTCTTGGGTGATGTACACCTCAGTGAACCTACACAGGCACCAGCTTTCCCACCAGCCTCAGCGCTGGCTGCCACGTCACCAGAAACGTGGTGCCACCGCCACTGCCACCCACTTTGTGGCTTTGTAGGGAGAACTGAAAGCAAAAGCAGGAGAGAGGCACCCTGGTAACCTGCTGCTCAAAAGCCTCTCCAGCAAAAAAATAGTGAAGAGCTGAGAAAAAACAGTGTGGAAAGAATGCACATGCCTGAGTTAAACCTCAAGCCATGGTGCAGAGCTTTGCAGAGATGCTTGGTGGGAGCTGTGGTGGGGGCtatggggaaggggggaggatttTGGCAGCCTTCCCCAAGGGAtgctctttcacagaatcacagggtggttgtggttgaagggacctctgtagatcccccagtccaacccccctgctcacgcagggtcacagagcagatcacacaggtgggtccaggcgggtttgaatggctcagagaaggagactccacacccgctctgggcagcctgggccaggctctgccacctcccagcaaagaagtttctcctcagaggttcagatggagcctcctgtgtttcagtctgtgcccgttgcccctcaccctggtgttgggcaccactgagcagagtctggtccatcctcttgacgcccaccctgagatattgatcagcattgatcagatccctctcagcttctcttctccagctgaacagccccagctctctcagtgtctcctcatcacaaagatgctccagactcctcatgATCTTTGTgtctctctgctggactctctccagtaattccttgtccttcttaaactgggaagcccagaactgaacacagaactccagatgtggcctcaaccagggcagggtagagggggaggaacaacctccacCCCACCACATGTTCCAACAGTTAAATCGCATCATCCCCTCTCACCCTGCATTCCACAGCATGTTTTGGATGTGTCGCATCCCAGGAACAGCTAAAAGCCTGGTTGCCAACAAGCCTCGGATAGTTGCCCATTTGACTTGAAACCTCTTCCTGTGCCGAAAAACCTCACTGAATGCAAACAAATAATGTCGCTGGGGGACGGGCTTGGGGCGGGAAGGGGGGGTGGTACGGAAGGAAACCCGCAGCCTTTCTGCGGGGTATGGCACTCGGTGTCTGCAAGGGCTCCAGGCTTCCTGGTGCCGTAAATAATGTTCTCATTGCATTGAATGGCATGACAGCAACCTAACCCAgctccttttttttaatatattctcttTATTTAAAGGTAGCAGACGGCCAAGAGGAGCAGATCTTCCCCTAGAGGCACAAATCAGCGGAGAGACCTGCTTCTGGTAAAAAATCACTCCTGTTCGTGCTCCCTGATGGGCAGGGGGGTGGCTGGGGAGGGCTCTCATCCTGCCACCCTGTCTGCCCTCGTCATTGATCATTCTCTGGTCACCTCAGAGCATGGGCACCCTGCTCAGTTccaggttgtttttttctgtagatcCCAGGATGAGGATCCCCTTATATCCCCTGAGACGAGCTTCAGCTGAAGATGTTCTCCCTAAAATGCCACGAGCCCCTCATTTTAGGGCTGTGTCATCCTCGCCCCATCACCTGAGGGGCTGGCAGGGGGCTGGCCGTGCCCTGCTCTTGCAGAACATCCCCCAAAACCCCTTTTTTTTGGAGCTTGCAGGCAGCCCCAGCCAGGCAgggcccagcacagcacggctgtGCCTCCGCTGTAAAATATTTGATGCTTGTGCAAGCTGAACGCTGGGTTTCTGGCCACTGCTGCGGGAGCTCGTGGCTGTTATAAGGTAACAGAAAAACATCCGTGATTGAGACGGCGTGGACTTAATGAGCATCCCCCCGCCGCCTGCCTGAGGTAGAAATCTTGAGAAACAGGAAACTCCAGCATCCTGTTTAGCATCTCAATGTTCAAGTTGGCAGCAGGGACAAAGCAAGGGAGGCCAAGGGACACTGGAGGGACGCTGGGCACTGGCATGGGGCTGGGTGATGTGTCTGGctcgggacagggggacaagcctGGCATGGCagtggcagcacagggctgctcaggGGGAGCCTGTTCACTGATTTCCTTTGCCTTGGTGCCACCACAGCCCTTAATAGAACAGCAAAAGCCAAAGTACAGCTCAGCtgtggtcctgctgctgcaggaaggtCCTGGTGTCTCCACACATGGCTCTTAGGGCATACcctgctctggggacaatggggagggcACAGGAGGGTGTTGCTGTCAGACTGTGACTACCCACACACCCACAAAGGCTGGTGGCTCAGTGCCCTGGTATAAACATGGGATTAAATGCTGGCTGACATGCCCAGATCTGCATCTCCCATCCTCACACcctcatagagtcacagaatagtttgggttggaagggaccttccaagctcacggctgtgagcagggacatctccacccagctcaggttgctcagagccccatccagcctggcctgggatgtctccagggatggttcatccaccacccctctggccaacctgggccaggctctcaccaccctcagtgtcaaaaattttttcctcatgtccggcctgaatctcccctcctttagtttaaaaccatcaccccttgtcctattgcaagacGCCCTGTTAAAAAGTCTATCCCCATCTTTCGCTTAAACCATTTTAAGTACAGAAGGGCTGTGATAAGGTCTGCCTggagcttctcttttccaggctgaacaccccaactctctcagcctgtcctcccagcagagctgttccaacctGGGATCATTGCTGTGGCTCCTCGGgcccctttccaacaggtccatgtctgtcctgtgctgaggacccagagctggacaagTTCACATGGTTCAGCTCTGACAGCTTCACACATGCAACCCCAGCCCATCATTTGGGGGATCTGAGGGATgggagcagctctctgcccaAGCTCAAGAGTTCACCCGGGTGTTTTTGTGCCTGCAGCCCATCGGGAGAACCCACCTGGCCTGCCCATGGCTAGCAACAACACTGCTGGCATCGCGCAAGCCCGCAAGCTGGTGGAGCAGCTGAAGATGGAGGCCAACATTGACAGGATAAAGGTAGCATGGCTTGGGGCTCGATGTTGGCTCAGAGGGATGCTGCGAGGTGGTACTTGCTGCTGAGCAGCTGCCAAAAGCACATGTGGGAGTCGGGATGCGGTGGTTGTGGAGGATGCTTCTCTAAGTGATCCCGATGGCCGAGGCTCAGGGCAGTGGGAGATGCTTCTCACCCTAGGAACAGGTTAAACCCATGCTGTTTGTCACCATTGCTGTTAAAACTGTCCTTTGGGCAGTGCTTGGTGCTCAGCCTTGAGGTTAGTGGGGAAACTCTGTGAGCAATGTTGTCCTGAAGCCTCTTTCCTGTGGAAAGCCCAATCATTTTTGGGAGGTGCTTCCTTCACTCCAACCACTTCTGCTACAACCCAGTGGAATTGCTGCTTCTGGGCACGCGAAAGCTCATCAGCATCAAGCTTGGATTTGTCTTTTCCACCGGAGTGGTTTTGCATGACAGCCAGTCTGGGAGAAAGAAATGCTCCATTGCTGGCTGCTGGCACGTCTGGGCACTTGCAAGCAAAATCTTGcctcctggggccagggtcagctccagcagcttgggagctgctgctgtgtcCTGAATAAATAGCCAAATTGGTGGCTGTGGGCAGAAAACACTGCTGTAGCAGCGgtggatgtccctgctcagggatGGGGAGGATGCCGTGCCCACTGAAGTCGGTCCTCGCTGTGATCAAGTCGGGGGAAGGATACGAATGGGTGAGGGATGTGAAGGATGCTCACAGGAGCACATGCTGGCAGGTGAGCTTAGAGCTTGGAGGTGACAAACCAGCCGCAGAGGTGACAAACCAGCCCCACTGGGTACTTGCTGTCTGTTTGTTGGCTGGGTTTTTGGCTAGGGTATGATGTTGGGTTGGTGATGCTGCAAGCCCAGCCCCACCATCAGGACCTCTTGGGGTGGGATGTCCCAAGCATAGCGCATCCCTAACGTGGGGGTCTTTCTATTCCAGGTGtccaaagcagcagcagacctgatGGCGTACTGTGAAGCCCACGCCAAGGAGGACCCTCTATTGACCCCTGTCCCAGCCTCAGAAAACCCCTTTAGAGAGAAGAAGTTCTTCTGCGTGATCCTGTAAACCCTCAAGGAGCCTGACTGGCACTCAGGCCACCCTGAACACTGATGTAGAGTTTTTAGGAATGGGGACAACCTGCTAGTCTgcagaatttaaacaaaaaataagtaaaatatatgGCCTGGAAGCCACAGAGATGTGCATGTTTAAAGAACCTGGCCACCTTTGGGGGAATAAGATGATCTGCATTGCAAGGCAAAAGATCTGAAGTCTGTAGAGTtgcctagaaagaaaaaaataatatgtaaaGAATAAATTTGTGTCACTTTTCTGCTCACAAAATAGTTTGATTGTTCCATATTTAAAGcaccagagctgtgctgagcaaAGTAACTGCTAAGGATGTGTATAACCTTCTTGGAATGATATTGTTGGTTCCTTTCCaaagtattattttttatttaagttgTCAGATATATAGCAACAGGCTAGATGACTATAATGTTACTCAATGTTTGGTCTTGTGCTTTTTACTTTCTGGCGGTAGCGTAGCACAGGGGTTGAGCGGCCCCCGCGGCGGGTTAGCGAGGACGTCGGCACCTCTGTGTTTCTAGCGACCCCCCACTTTTCTAACATTTTGTATATGGTTAGCTTCGGCTCTGCAAGTAAAAGTGAATCGTGTGTCGTGGTTGGTGCTTCATACTCCTGTGACGACGTTCGGTGGTAGTGCATGAGAGTTCCTCTCTTTTCATCCGCTCCAGAATTTTCTTTTCTATCGTTTGACACCACGTGCTGGTGGGAGAAGCTGTAGGGAGGAAACCAAGGTGATCCTGAAAGCAAAGACAATTCCTGCGATGCCTTAGACGTGCCTGAAATACCTCCTGCGTTAGGGTGGGTGTCAGCCCCCAGGCACGGGGCTGCCCCTGCCCTGGGTGTTGCAGGGTAGCTAAGAAATCCGAAAAATCAAAGTTGACCACTTCTTTCTGggtctttcctcttctcctacaCCTCTGTGCCTCTGCCCTCCTCGCTTggtctgtgtcctgctcttctggCTTCCTGGCAGCACCTCCTTCCCTTGGGGCTGGACCAGGATGCCGTCCCGCACTGGGATGCTGTCCCCCTTCATGGAGGTGCCTGATATCTTGTTTACACGCAGCCTGAGCTCCATGTCAGGCTGGGGAATTATTCCCAGGTCCGGTTCATCCGCTGTCAGTGCTTTGGGGGACACACGCCACCTTTTTTTTGGCTTGGCCTTGGATTAATGCTTTTGCGGACATGGCTTGTCTCTCCTTTCTGCTGTTATACACCTCCCAGCTTCCCCCCACTCCTGGAAAACTTTAGGAATCATAACTTGGGGATCTGTGGACAAAATGAGGTGGGTGTCACATAGGGGTTTAGGGGGTTTGCAGTGACCCCGCTAAACCATAGTTCTGAATCAGGTATCAGCTTAAAAATCCCTGTGGATTCAAGAGGGCAATAGTCTTTAGGTACCTTTCGGCGAATCTTTCTAGCCCGTTACAAGTGCATTTTGGTTTTTCTACCTTTTCATACTCTTTTTCTAGTCTTCTACAGAGAAGACCAGTTGTTCTTACACTGGACTCAAAACTTTTGGCATCTGGGAACATTTATATGACACAAGTAGCCTGGACGGTCCCAGCTTTTGGCCCCCCAGACCCTGTATTTGAATCTTTTTACTACAGCTCACGTAGCTTTAGGATGAAGGATGGATGAAGTGGTTTGCTCTGCAGCTGGTTCCACTCGCGGTGTTTCAAGGCAAATGTGTAAATACCTCGTCTCgggtttgtcttttctttttaacGCTGATTTACCGTCACGGAGAGTGAAGCGCAGCTGGTCTGACCCGGGGCTCACGCCCCAACCCTTCTCAAACGCTGTCATGAAGTGGtttgtaataatttttttaacaacTTGCGGATTTTACAACTCGAATTCTTAATAAATAAATGATGAAATAAAGCTGCATGAAGAGTATGGGCGGGAGGGGGGGTGAATTTTGAATTAGCCTAAACTACTCATTTAAGGTGTTTTACGTTGCTGGTCTTTATTTTCTGTTGGTAGTGGTGTTGACATTGGTGTGCTGCCAGGTATTTCACCCCAGTATTTATATTTACACAGATACGCCTTTGTTAGCCAAGTAGAGAACGCCTGCCAAGACCGTTTCCCCCCCTCGCAACAAAAAATACCAGTCATCTCTCCATCCCGATGCTGTATTTCCAGCGTGGTATCAAATGACATCCAGCTCTACCCCcaggcttttaaagaaaaatatctggaGTACTGgaaaaaaggacttttttttcctaccaaGGTTGCTGGTGATGGGGGGGCCGAGTCGGTCCCTCCGGTGCCGATGGGTTTTGCTGCCAGGGTTTTTGGGGAGGTCGGCGTTGTGATGTAGCGCATCCCCATCCCACGTGCTCTGTGTACTCGTTGAGAAATAAAATTTTGGATTTGTTTCAAGCCTTTGGAGATGATGCTCTGTGCTTTGCCAgtctgtgtgggggggggggggttcccaccCTGGTTATGGCTGGGTGTTCCCAGTGGGGTCGGGGGGTCTCCTGTGGGGTTTGGCAGGAGTTTTGGTGAAGGAAAGCAAAGCCTTGGGGGTTTTAGCCCCTTTTGAGCCACAGCCCAGGGAattttttcctctggttttgtAGGGGCCTTGTGCAGACGGATGATTTCCTGACTCAGTTTGAGGCTGTGCGTGCCGAGCCAGTCAATGCTCAGCTGTCACCGTACTTCGCTGGCTCTCCTCCATTTCCCAGATTTGCTCTTGTTTcatctttgcttccccaggtttCAGCTCCAAAGCATCTGCTGAGCTGGAGGAGGTGTGGAACACCCAGGGAAGGTGTAGGTGAGATTTGCTCCCTGCCCGCCATGCTGCTGCATGCCCTGCACACCCCGACAGTCGCTCGCTAATGAGAGTAAACCCATTTGCACTGATTGCATTCATTAAATGCAAGCCTGTTAGATTTACAGCACAACCCTGTGTTGGTTGGCTTTGTCCTGGGAGACTTGCAGCATGTTGCTGCAGGAGGGATCAGACCCTCCAGGGATTTTCCCCTTCCCTGGCGGGGTGGGAGTAAGttggatagaatcatagaacagtttgggttggaagggaccttcaaagcttattcagtgccacccctgccatgagcagggacatcttcaccagctcaggttgctcagagccccgtccagcctggcctgggatgtctccagggatggttcatccaccacctctctggccagcctgtgTGTCAAGGGCAAGGGCTGTCCTGAGGGTGATGAAggcaggagagaaggaggaagggcGGAGAAAGGAGGTTGAGTGAGGGGGAATCCATCTGTTCTCCCAATTAACAAGCAACATGATGAAAGGAAATGGCTTCGAGTTGCACCacgggaggttgaggttggacgttgggaacaatttcttgccGGAAaaggctgtcgggcattggaaaaggctgcccagggcagtggtggagccaccatccctggaggggttcaacacacacggagatgaggttctgagggacatggtttaatgccagggctgggttcatgattggattcaatga
It encodes:
- the GNG2 gene encoding guanine nucleotide-binding protein G(I)/G(S)/G(O) subunit gamma-2, translating into MASNNTAGIAQARKLVEQLKMEANIDRIKVSKAAADLMAYCEAHAKEDPLLTPVPASENPFREKKFFCVIL